GCGCTTTGGCCGGTGTAGGAAAAATCCGTGACCTGGCCGGAGTCGCTTCGGGTGACGCTGCCCTGGCCCTGGCGTCCGGCCGCCGCCGACTGTCCGGTGGCCGGGTTGGTGACTACGCCGCCCATGGCGCTTTGGGTGCTGGTGGTGTTTCCGGACACGGTCTTGGAACCCGTGGCGGTCCCGGCGGCGTTGACGGTCTGGCCGGACGGGGTCTGGACGGTGGCCGCCCCGGCGGCGCGGCCCGTGGTGGTGTTCCCGGAGGTGGTCACGGCCGAGGCCGAGGCCCCGGTGGCTGTGGCGCTTTGTCCCTGGGGGCCGGTGACGGTGGTCTGGCCGGAGTGGGTGTTCACGGTTGTGGCCCCGGCCGTGGTGGTCGTGCCGCTGCCGGTGTGACCGACGGTTGTGGTCCCGGCCGGGCCGGTCACGGCCACGGTCCCCGAGGGGTCGGTGTAATACGTGGTCGTCGCGGCGGGCGGGGGGACGGTTGTGGCCGGGACCGTGGTGACGGTGGTTGTGGCGGGCGGCACGGCGGTCACCGTGGTGGTCGGCGCGGGGGTCACCACCACGGTCGCGCCCGGCGTGGCGACGGGCGGCGGTACGGCGGTCACCGTGGTCACGGGGGCGGGCGTCACCACCACCGTGGGGCCTGCGCCCGGGCTGACCGGGGTCGTGGCGGTTCCTGTGGCGGCCTTGGCGGCGGCCAGACTGGCGGCCTCTTCCGGCAGGGCGGCCATGCGGGCGTCCATATCCGGATGGGCGTTTAGGATGGCCTTTTTCGGCATGGGGCGCACAGCGGCCCAGGCGGCCTGCGCCGCCAGGCCTTCGGCCCTGGCCCGGGCCGGGTCGCCGACCTCCACGGCCGCCCAGGCCGCCTCCACGTGGCGGCGCATCTCGGTGACGTGGTTTCCGGCCGAACCCGGTTCAGCGGCCGGGAGGGCGGTGGGAAAGCAGATGATGAGCGCGGCAAAAAGAATGGCATAGGTTCGTGAAAAACGGGGGAACATGGCTCCACCTCATGGGGAAGGGGTTTGCGGCAGGGGGAAAGCCGGAATCGCCAGGAGGCGGCTTGGCACGTCACGGCAGGTTCCACCTCTGAAGTCCTGTGTCGGTGCGCGGAGGGCATCGGTTACAAGGCTCTGTCCAGCATGTACACATTCTCCCGGGACCGGGCAACGGCTTTCCCCCGCGAGGCGTCCCCGTGCCCCTTTTCCCGAAGCCCCCTTTGGGCTATGCCACAGGCAGGACCGTCATCGGACGCCGGTCCCCGGGACATGGGGGCCGACAGGGGAGCGCCATATGTTTCGAGCCGTTATCGGGCAGGCCCAGTGCGTGGAGACCGAATGCGCCGCCGGGAACGTCATCCGGCAGTGCCGGGCCCGGCTGGCCGGGGCCGTCCCCGGGGCGGGGGTGCTTTTTTCCTCCACGGGTTTCGATCTGCCGCAGCTTTTGGACATGACGGCCCAGTCCTTCCCGGGCATGCCCCTGGTCGGCTGCACCACGGCCGGGCAGTTCTCCACGGCCCTTGGTCCAAGCTTCGATTCCATCTGCCTGATGCTTTTCGTGTCGGACACGGTACGTTTCGGGGCGGGGCTCGGCCGAAACGCCCTGGCCGACCCGGAAGGCGCGGCCAGCGAGGCGGCGGCCATGGCCCGGGCGGCCTGGCCCGAGGAGGCGGCGTCTTTGGCCTTCGCCTTCCCCGAGGCCATGGGGCTGGCCCCGGGGCGGCTTGTGGCGGGTCTTTCCGCGTCGCTTCGCTGCCCGGTGTTCGGGGGGTTCGCCGCTGGCGAGGGCCGCGACGACGTGCGCCAGTTTTTCGGGAGCGAGGTGGTGCGGGGCGGGGTTCCTGTGCTTTGCCTGTTCGGCCCGGCCCGGGCCTATTTCGCCGTGAGCAACAGTTGGCGTCCCGTGGGCCGCCGGGTGCGGGTGGACGCGGTGGACGGCCCCCGCGTGCTGCGCATCGACGGGAAAACCGCAGTGGATTTCTACCGCGACACCCTGGGGCCGCACGGGCTGCCCGCCACGGAGATGCCCCTGGCCGTGTTTGCGGACGACGGCCGGTTCGCCATTCGCGGTCCCCTGGACTACGACGAGGAGGGCGGCGGCATCGTATTTTCCGACGTGGTGCCCGAGGGGGCGCAGGTGCGCATCACCGAGGCCACGCGGGAGGGGATCATCGGGGACGTGGACCGGTCCCTGAAGGAACTGGTCCGGGCCCTGCCCGCTGATTTCATCCCCGACGCGGCCCTGGCCTTTTCCTGCTCCACACGGCGTTACATCCTGGGCCAGCGTTCCCGGGAGGAGTTCGAGCTCATGCGCGGGCATTTTCCTCCCGAACTGCCCATTGCCGGTTTCCACGCCTACGGCGAGATCAGTCCCCTGATCCCGGGCGACCCGGCCCGGTTCCACAACTGCACGCTGGTGACGGTGCTTTTCGGGGACGGGAAGGGCGAAGGCGCGGCCTTTCCCGAGCCGACCGTGGAACTTCCCGTGCCCGAATGCGCCGAGGACGCCATGGCCATGAAGGACAGGGAGATACGGTTCCTCAAAAAGCAATGCGCCCGCTCGGAACAGCTCGTGACCCGCTTGGAGCATCTGCGCGACATCGGTTCGGGTCTGCAAGGCCGCATGAACAAGGAACTGCGCGACGCCAACCTGATCATCAAGGAAAAAAACCGGCTTTTGCGCGAGGCCCTGGCCCTGGCCGAAGAGGTGCAATTGCGGCTTCTGCCCCGGGACAACCCGGCCGTGCCTGGCTTCGATATTGCGGGCAAAAGCATCTATTGCGACGAAACAGGCGGGGATTATTACGATTATCTGGCCGTGCCCGGGGCCGGACCGGGCAGTGTGGCGATTGTCGTGGGGGACGTGTCCGGGCACGGGGTGGCCTCGGCGTTGCTTATGACTACGGCCCGGGCGCTTTTGCGCATGCGGGCCTCCATGGGCGGCGGCCCGGCCTGCCATGTGGAGGACCTAAACCGCCTGCTGACCCAGGACACGGCCGAGACCGGGCGTTTCGTGACGCTTTTCTACCTGTCCATGGAGCCGTCGCCGGATGGGTCGCAGCCCGGGCGCATGCGCTGGGTGCGGGCCGGGCACGATCCGGCCCTGGTGTACGACCCGAGGACCGGGGGATTTCTGGAGTTGTCCGAGGGCGGCGTGCCGCTGGGGATCATCGGCGAGGTGGCTTACGAGGAATTCGTCTTTGAGGGCATGGTTGGGGGGCAGGTGGTGGCGCTGGGCACGGACGGCATCTGGGAGGCCCGGAACCGCAACGGCGAGATGTTCGGGAAAAAGCGCCTGCGCCGGATCATCAGCGAACATGCGGACCTTCCGGCCCGAAAGATCGTTGGTGCGGTGCTCGAGGAACTGGAGGCGTTTCGCCGCGGGCTGCCCGCCGAGGATGACGTGACGCTGGTGGTGGTGAAGGTGTTGTAATATAAGTATATTTGATTATATGTAGCCCTGAGAGATAAGTATGATTCGGGGAGCTGGCACAAATGATTGAAGAATTTAAAGACAAGAACGTTGGAGGAGAAAGGGTTATTTTTTGCAATAGATGCAAGCAGGATACGAAGCATATTATTAAGTCTTCTTTAGTGACGAACGGGAATGATCAAATTAACGATGATTTCATATTTTATTGGAGCGAGAACGTTGAGATATTAAAATGCAATGGGTGCGGAACAACGACGGTGATGGTTGAAGAATCAAATTCAGAGGAATTGCCATGGAAAGACGGAGCTTATCCACATATAGTGTATTTTCCGAATAGAGAGGATGGTTATATTCAGGTTATTGAAAAAGGATTTCTCCCATGGAAAATACAAAAAATATATTCAGAAACGATAGAATGTTATCGACATGGTTTGGTTGTTTTGTGCGTTGCGGGTATTCGTGCTACACTTGAAGGAGTGTGCCAGGATAGAAATGTGAAGGACGGAATTGTAAAAAGAAAAAGAAAAGGAGTTTATGTCGATCGAAAAATTAATAACCTGGAAGGAAAGATAAATGGAATGTGTGAGGCAGGGTTTGTTTCGAAAAGAAATATTGATATACTTCACACGTTAAGGATTGTTGGAAATGATGCAGTTCATGAGCTTTCTGTGTTAGAAAAGGTCAAAGTTGAAGCTGCTATCAGTATATTAAACCATATTTTGACAGATGTGTATGTTTTGCCAGAAAAACAACGGCTGTTGAAAAATGTACAAGATGGTTCTGGGCTGCCTCTATAGCGTATGGGGGTAGTACGCAAATCAAAATGATCACCCTGTTAATTCGACATACTCCCCAAATGGTGTCCCCATGAGCCCCTGCGCCAGCCGGGCATCGGCCGTCACCATCACCCCCTCCAGGGCCACGGCCAACGCCACATACAGACAGTCATACATGGCCCGGCCGGTCATGGTCGCAATCTCCCAGGCGTGGTCGCGAAGCTCGGACGTCTCAAAATACAAGATCGGCTGCCCTGCCAGGGTCTCCCGCGCCTCCTCCGCCTCCAACCGGGTCATGTCCCCCCGGCGCACAAACTTGGCCAGCAGATTGTCCATCTCGATCAGAAAAAAGTCCGGGGCATAGAGATCGATCCCGGAGCGCATGTATGCGGCGGCCGCGTCCCCGCCCGGTTCGGACGTGAACCACTTGGCGGCCACCGAGGCGTCAAGAATGATCGGCCTCATGCGTCGCGATCTTCCCGAAGAAGCGCCGTCGTGTCGGGAAAGACCCGCCCCGCCATGCGCCTGCGGAAATCCTCAAGTTTCGCAGCGGCCGCCTGATGATCCAGCACCTTGCGGGTGCTGGCCTGACTCAGGATGACCCGCACCTCGGCCTCGAGCGAGCGGTTGTGTTCGGCGGCCAGGGCCTTGAGACGGCCGACCACGCCCTCGTCCAGATCGCGAACCAGTATCTGCGACATGATGACTCCCTCCTTCATGCGTGCTATCAATATGATAACATTTTGGGAGATGTCAATTCTCTCCCCGCGCCGTGCGGCCAGAAGCGGCACGGCATACCTCCGTCGACTCACTCCCCGCATATCGCCCCACATCCATCTTGACAAACCCCTGCGTTTCGCATTTCATTCCGCAAATCGGAGTGAAAACCGCATGTTCAACGAAATCGATCTCAAAATTCTGAATATCCTTCAGGAAAACGCCCGCACCTCCAACGCCGACCTGGCCCGGGCCGTGGACCTGGCCCCGTCCGCCGTGCTCGAGCGGGTGCGCAAGCTCGAACGCCGGGGCGTCATCACCGGCTACGCCGCGCATCTGTCCCCCCCGGCCGTGGGGCTTTCGCTGACCGCGTTCACCTTCGTGCGCGTGGAGGAGGCCGTGGGGGCCACGGACACCGGGCGGCTTCTGGCCGATCTGCCGGGCGTGCTCGAGGTCCACTACACCGCCGGGGCCGCCGCCTATCTGGTCAAGGTCCGGGTGGCCGACACCGCCGCCCTGGCCGGGCTTTTGCGGGAGATGGGCCGCATCGAAAGCGTGCGCGACACCAACACCACCATCGTGTTGGAAACGGTCAAGGAAACCGCCGCGCTGCCTCTCAACCACCATTCATAAAAAGGATCGCCGTCATGGATCAGGCTCTCGAATCGCGCATCGTGGCCCGGGGAAAGCAGTTTTTCCAGAGCATCCGGGGTGAGGCCCCCTCCATCTTCAACAAGGGCTTCTGGACCGGCAAGGTCATGGACTGGGCCATGAAAAACGAGGATTTCAAGGTCCAGCTCTTCCGGTTCGTGGACGTTTTGCCCTACCTCACCACCTCCGACGCGCTTAAGCGCCACATTGAGGAATACTTCACCGGCCATGGCGCGGCGGACATCCCGGCCGTGCTCAAGTGGGGCGCGGAAAAATCCGGCATGTTCGGCGGGCTGGCCGCCGCGGTCATGGGCAAGGCCATCCGCTCCAACATCGAGGGCATGGCCAAGGGCTTCATCATCGGCCAGACCGCCAAGGAGGCCGTCAAATCCATCAAAAAGCTGCGCAAGGATGGTTTCGCCTTCACCGTGGACCTCCTGGGCGAGGCCACCATGAGCGAGGCCGAGGCCGACGCCTACCGCGACGGCTATCTCGAGGTGCTGGCGGCCATCGCCAAGGAGCAGCCCTCCTTTTCGACGCTTGGCGGCGGCAAGACTGATCTGGACTGGGGAAGCGCCCCCCGGGTCAACGTCTCCATCAAGCCCTCGGCGCTTTTTTCCCAGGCCAAGCCCGTGGACATGGAGGGCTCCATCGCGGGCATCCTGTCGCGGCTGGTCCCGGTCTACCGGGCCACGCGGGCCATGGGCGGGGCGCTGTGCATCGACATGGAGGCGCTGAAATACAAGGACATGACCCTTGAGCTCTTCAAGCGCCTGCGCACGGACAAGGAATTTCGCGACTATCCGCACCTGTCCGTGGTGCTCCAGGCCTACCTGAAGGACACCGAGCGCGATCTGGCCGACCTTGTGGCCTTCGCCAGGGCCGAGGGCCTGCCCATCGGCATCCGGCTGGTCAAGGGGGCCTACTGGGACTTCGAGACCGTGGTGGCCAAGCAGATGGGCTGGGAGGTTCCGGTGTGGACCAAAAAGCCCGAGACCGACGCCGCCTACGAGCGCCTGTCCACGGAGATCCTGCGCCACGCCGACATCGTCTACTTCCAGGCCGCCTCGCACAATATCCGCAGCATCAGCCACGTCATGGAGACGGCGGCGGCCCTGGGCGTCCCAGACAGCCGTTACGAATTCCAGGCCCTGTTCGGCATGGCCGAGCCCGTGCGCAAGGGCCTTCTGGCCGTGGCCGGGCGGGTGCGCCTGTACTGCCCCTACGGCGAGCTGTTGCCGGGCATGGCCTATCTGGTGCGGCGGCTTTTGGAAAACACGGCCAACGAATCGTTTTTGCGCCAGAGCTTCGCCGACGGCCAGACCGAGGAGCTGCTCCTGGAAAACCCTCTGGCCACACTGGCCCGCGAAACGTCCACGACCTGCCCGCCGTCGTCGCCGCCCGTGTCCAGGGGGGGGCTGACGCGCTTCGCCAACCATCCCATGCCCGACTTCACCGTGGCCGACCTGCGGGCCGCCTTCCCCAGGGCCCTGGCCGAGGTCCGGGCCGACTTCGGCCGCACCATCCCCCTGGTCATCGGAGGGAAGGAGATCCTCACCGCCGACCGGCTGGCCTCGGTCAACCCGGCCGATCCGGACGAGGTCGTGGCCCAGGTCTGCCAGGCCGGGACCGCCGAGATCGATCAGGCCGTCGCCGCCGCAAAAGCCGCCTTCGCGGGCTGGCGCGATGCCGCGCCCGAGACCCGGGCCGCCGTGCTCATAAAGGCCGCCGCCATCGCCCGGGAGCGCATCGTGGCCCTGTCCGCCCTGCAAGTCCTCGAGGTCGGCAAGCAGTGGGATCAGGCCTACGCCGACGTTGCCGAGGCCATCGACTTCCTGGAATACTACGCCCGGGAGATGGTCCGCCTGGGCGCGCCTCGGCGCATGGGCAACCAGCCCGGCGAGCAAAACCGCCTCTTCTACGAGCCCAAGGGGCCGGTGGCGGTCATCGCCCCCTGGAACTTCCCCCTGGCCATCGCCTGCGGCATGTCCGCCGCTGCCGTGGTCGTCGGCAACTGCGTGGTTTTTAAGCCCTCGGGACTGGCCTCGGCCGTGGGCTACGGCCTGTGCGGGATTTTCCGCGAGGCCGGGCTGCCGGACGGCGTCTTCAACTTCTGCCCGGGCCGGGGTTCGGTCATGGGCGACCATCTGGTCGAACACCCGGACATCACCATGATCGCGTTTACCGGCTCCATGGACGTGGGCCTGCGCATCATGGAAAAGGCCTCCCGGGTCGTCCCCGGGCAGGCCTATTGCAAGCGCGTGGTGGCCGAGATGGGCGGCAAGAACGCCATCATCATCGACGACGACGCCGACCTGGACGAGGCCGTCTCCAGCGTGCTGTATTCCGCCTTCGGCTTCCAGGGCCAGAAATGTTCGGCCTGCTCCCGTGTGATCGTCCTGGAACCCATCTATGAGAAGTTCACCGCGCGCCTCAAAGAAGCCGCCGAGTCCGTGAAGATCGGCCCGTCCGAAGACCCGGCCAACTTCATGGGACCGGTGGTGGACGCTTCGCAGCAAAAAACCGTGGCCACATACGCCGACATCGCCCGCGCCGAGGGCCGCATCCTGGTGGAGCGGCTTTGCGCGGGCAAGGGCTTCTACGCCCCCATGGTCATCGTCGAGGGCATAAAGCCCGAACACCGCCTGGCCCAGGAAGAGGTCTTTGGACCCATCCTGGCCGTCATGAAGGCCAAGACCTTCGATGAGGCCATCGATATCGCCAATTCCACCCGCTTCGCCTTAACCGGCGGCGTGTTCTCGCGCAGCCCCAAAAACCTGGAGAGCGCCAAAAAACGCTTCCGGGTCGGCAACCTGTACATCAACCGCAACATCACCGGCGCGCTGGTGGAGCGGCAGCCCTTCGGCGGCGCGAAGATGTCCGGCGTGGGGTCGAAAGCGGGCGGCCCGGACTACCTGCTCCAGTTCATGGATCCGCGCGTGGTGACGGAAAATACCATCCGGCGCGGCTTCACCCCCATCGAAGAGGGCGACGACTGGTTTGAATAGCGGGAGTCGGGGAGGAGGTGCCGCCTCCTCCCCGAACCCCACCGCCGCCAGGGGGCCATTGCCCCCTGGACCCCACGTCAGCTTCGCCCTATCCTCCCCTCCATGTGCGGACGCTTCGCCCTGGGCATTCCCAGAAAAAAACTGGCCGAGGAATTCGGCCTGGACGCGGTTCCCGAGGCCCCGGCGCGCTACAACATCGCCCCGGGCCAGCTCGTGGAGGCCGTGGTGGACGCGGGCTTTGGGCGGCGCGAGATGCGCCTGTTTCGCTGGGGCCTGGTCCCGTCGTGGTCCAAGGAAGGCAGCAAGGGCCGGGGGTTCGTGAACGCGCGGTTGGAAACGGCGGCGGAAAAGCCGTCGTTTCGAGCGGCCATGCGCTACAGGCGGTGCCTGCTGCCCGCCTCGGGATTCTACGAATGGCAGGCCCGGCCGGGCGGCAAGCAGCCGTGGTATTTTTACCGAACTGACGGGCGGTTGGCGGCCCTGGCCGGGCTCTGGGAGCGCTATGAAGGCGCGATGGGCGAGATCGTGGAATCCTGCGCGGTCCTGACCACCGAGGCCGACGAGGCCGTGTCGCCGGTACACGAACGCATGCCGGTGGCCATCGAACCAAAGGACTATGAGCGCTGGCTCGACACGGCCATGCGCGACGGGGCACGCGCGGCGTCGATTTTTCGACGCCCCGGGCCGTCGATCTGGGCCGGGCATCCGGTCGGGCCGGGGGTGAACCGGGCGGCGGCGGATGAAGAGCAACTCATCCTGCCGCTGACCATGCGCTGATGGCGGCCCATTGCGGGGCATGACGGGGATCAGGGCGCGGCTTCGGCCGCGTTTTTCGTTTTTTTTTGGCGCTGTGGCGTTTGTGGCACTACATCTGCAACAAAGGCGAGGCAGGGCAAAAAACTCCGCCGTGGGGGCGGAGTCTTGACCAACGGGGGAGGCTATGGCGATAGCTCAAGAGGCAGCATCACAACGGTTCCGCACCGCGCCCGTGGGGCGTCCGGACCAAACCGCGCCGGTCATCCGGCCCGGCGTGTTCCGTCCCGGGCCGCTGGTGGAGGACGTCGAGCGGTTGTCGCGTCCAGGCGTGGTGTTGTCGGATGAGGACATCATCAACGTCCTGGTGAAATATTTTCACGCCTACATCTATCCCGGTTCCGAGGCGCATGCCGTGCCGCTTGGGGATATCTCCGAACTGTTCTGGCGGTTTTGCGGCATGTGGTGGGAGGGCACGCGGGATACGCCCGCCGATCTGGGCCTGCGCGACTCCACCGGATATGCCCTGCGCATGCTGGCCGATCTGCCCAAGACCGGGCATATCTTCCGCTCTATCGCCGGACGTCCGGCCATGCCGACCGGCCTCGCCGACGGCTACGTGGGGCTCGGCCTGGGCACAGGGACCGGGGTGTTGCTCTTGGCGGCGTCGCTCCAAGCCAGGCGGCATGGAGCCGGACGGTTCGACCTGCTGGGGGTGGAATACGACACCTTGGTGGCCGAACGTACCGGACTTCTGCTGGACCGGCTCGGCGTAGGCCGGGTGGTGGCGGCCGACGCCCGGGACGCCCAGGCTTACATCGACATGGTGGACGGGCCGATCACCTTTGTGGCCAACGAAACCATCCCGGGCATGAACCAGCGCATGCAGTCCGAACACTTTTCGGCCATCCATGGGGCGCTTTTCGAGGCCGCGGCCGCCCGTCTGCGGGAGACGCTCTTTTTCCCGGAAGGCTTGGTGGCGGTGGAGCCCAAGACAGACGCCTCGGTGGTCTTGTCGCGGCAAAACCGGTTCCAGGTGCCGAAATACTACCGCAACGTGAACGTCTTTCCCCGGGCCATCATCATTGAGGGACGACTGACGGCCCTGACCCGGCTCGGGAAAGACTTCCCCCGGCTCATCCCGCCGCAGGTGCGGCGCTTCCTGCCCAGGCGCTGGTAACCACTGCCGTCGGGGCTGCCGCCCCGCACTGTTCTCGGGGCTGCCGCCCCGAACCCCGCCCGGGGGAAATCATTTCCCCCGGACCCCCTGATATCGTTGCCGTTTCCGGAGCAGCAAAGCTGCTCCGGAAACGGCAACGGAAATCGGGATGGCCGGAGAACTCGATGCCTCCCGCACGCGGACGCGAAGCGCGCCATGCACCCGGCCCAGTGTGTGCGGCGCGCAGCGCCGCACACACTGGGCCGGAAAGAACTGGTTCTTCGCATACGGACGCGAAGCGCGATGAAGTTTTCGAAGGGGGGTCAAGGGGGGAAACCTTTTTCAAAAGGTTTCCCCCCTTGTCGCGGTGCTACCGGTCGCGGAAACGGCGTTCCCAGTCGTATTCCTTGGACGTGACCACATCCTCCATGCGGCGGATGCGGCGGCTGAGGCGTTCGAAGCGGCGTTTGAGCTCCTCGCGGCCGCTTTTTTTGTTTGCTGCAAAGCGGGAGTAGAAGTCGCGTTCGTCGTCGCTGCCGGGGGCCAGGACGGGTTCCGGGCGCAGCAGGAATCCGGCCAGGATGTAGGCCCCGATCACCGGCCAGACGCCGGAGAACACGGCCAAAAAGACGACGCCCAGTCGGACCCAGGTCACGGGCACGTCCAGGTAGCGGGCCAGCCCCTTGCACACCCCGAGCAGCCGACCGTCGCGGGCCCGGTAGAGCTTGTGGTATTTGAGTTCCGAGACGTGTCTCATGGGTTGCCACCTCCGCCATCCCGTCTGCCGGAGATGATGATGGTTTCCAGGCTCTCCACGCGGCTCTCCAACTGTTCCAACTGCCGGTAAAGCTCCTGGGCGGTTTCGGCCTCCTGGCGCTCGTCCTGGGCGTTTTTGCCGCCGGACTTGAACAGGCGGGCCGCCAGGACGAGGACGCCGCCCAGGATGACCACGCCGATGACCATGGCCCCGGCCACGATCAGGGTGACGAGAAGTTTGATCATGGTGTCTGGCTCCGCATATCCGTCAGGCCCGAAGCAGCCGGGCGCAGGTCCGTTGCAAGAGAAACAGGGCGAAGAGGGCACAAAGCCGCAACGCGGTTTTCATGTCACTTTCCGCCGCCGGTTTCGGGGCGGGGAGGGCGCAGGGCGGCCAGTTCCCGCTCGATGTCCTCGTCGGCCTCCATGCGGGCGAACTTTTCTTCCAGGGTCATGGGTTCGCCGGGCCGGGACGCGGCGCCGCGCTCCCGGGGGGCAGCCAGATCGGCCTCGGCCTCCAGGCGCTCGATGCGGTTCTCGAATTCCTCAAAGCGTAGCAGGGTGTCGGCGGATTGTACACGCCGCAACTCGTCCCCGGCCCGCTTCTTGCCAGCGGCCCGATGATGCCGGGCCACCAGGACTCGGCGGCGTTCCTTGGCCGAGGCCAGCTTTTCCTCAAGCTTTTCGAGATCGCCCTTGCAGGCCTCGATCATCCCCTCGAATTCGGCGGTCTCGGCTTCCATGGCCAGGGCGCGTTCCTCCAGGCGGCGCTTTTCCAGAAGCGCCTCCCGGGCCAGATCCTCGCGGCCCTTGTCCACGGCCAGCTTGGCCTTGCCGCGCCACAGTTCGGCGCGGTGGACGGCCTCGTCGCGCTGCCTGCGGGCCGTGGCCGCCTGGGCCATGGTGCGGGCGCAGGAGGCCTTGAGTTCGACCAGGGTCTCCTCCATCTCCTGGATCATGAGCCGGATGAGCTTTTCGGGGTCTTCGGCCTTGTCGAGCATGGCGCTGATGTTGGCGCTGATAATGTCGCGGAAGCGGGTGAAAATACCCATGGTGGTTCCTCCTTGGGGCGTTTGCAACGGAAAAGCAGGGATCATGCCAGATAAAAAATCGAATAAAAAAGCGGTAATATGTTTTAAGAATAAAACTTGTGTGGTTTATCTGGCTAAGATATGGCATGAAACGCAAAAGGATGGTGAAAATGGCGAATAGCTATCAGGCGCCGGAGCAGGCCGTCAGCGAGGCCATTGGCCAGTCCGACGCCTTTCTGGCCTTTCAGGAACGCCTTTCCGCCGTGGCGGGCGTGGCGCGGCCCGTCATCCTGCTTGGCGAACGCGGCACCGGCAAGGAGCTGGCCGCCATCCGTCTGCACTACCTCTCCACGCGTTGGGACAAGCCGCTTCTCACCCTCAACTGCGCCGCGCTGCCTGCCTCGCTGCTCGAATCCGAACTCTTCGGGCATGAGCCCGGGGCCTTCACCGGCGCGCTCAAGGTCCGCCACGGCCGCTTCGAGGCCGCCCGCCAGGGCACCCTGTTTCTCGACGAGGCCGCTGCCATCCCCTTGTCCGTTCAGGAAAAAATTCTGCGGGTCGTGGAATACGGCACGTTCGAACGCTTGGGCTCCTCCGAGCAAAAACGCGTGGATGTGCGGCTTATCGCCGCCGCCAACGCCGATCTGGCGGCCATGGCCCGGCAGGGAACCTTCAAGCCCGATCTGCTGGATCGCTTAAGCTTTGAAGTGCTGCATCTGCCGCCGCTGCGCGCTCGCCACGGCGACATCCCCCTGCTTGCCG
Above is a genomic segment from Desulfolutivibrio sulfodismutans DSM 3696 containing:
- a CDS encoding type II toxin-antitoxin system VapC family toxin; the protein is MRPIILDASVAAKWFTSEPGGDAAAAYMRSGIDLYAPDFFLIEMDNLLAKFVRRGDMTRLEAEEARETLAGQPILYFETSELRDHAWEIATMTGRAMYDCLYVALAVALEGVMVTADARLAQGLMGTPFGEYVELTG
- a CDS encoding Lrp/AsnC family transcriptional regulator: MFNEIDLKILNILQENARTSNADLARAVDLAPSAVLERVRKLERRGVITGYAAHLSPPAVGLSLTAFTFVRVEEAVGATDTGRLLADLPGVLEVHYTAGAAAYLVKVRVADTAALAGLLREMGRIESVRDTNTTIVLETVKETAALPLNHHS
- a CDS encoding DUF4145 domain-containing protein, with product MIEEFKDKNVGGERVIFCNRCKQDTKHIIKSSLVTNGNDQINDDFIFYWSENVEILKCNGCGTTTVMVEESNSEELPWKDGAYPHIVYFPNREDGYIQVIEKGFLPWKIQKIYSETIECYRHGLVVLCVAGIRATLEGVCQDRNVKDGIVKRKRKGVYVDRKINNLEGKINGMCEAGFVSKRNIDILHTLRIVGNDAVHELSVLEKVKVEAAISILNHILTDVYVLPEKQRLLKNVQDGSGLPL
- a CDS encoding proline dehydrogenase family protein, which codes for MDQALESRIVARGKQFFQSIRGEAPSIFNKGFWTGKVMDWAMKNEDFKVQLFRFVDVLPYLTTSDALKRHIEEYFTGHGAADIPAVLKWGAEKSGMFGGLAAAVMGKAIRSNIEGMAKGFIIGQTAKEAVKSIKKLRKDGFAFTVDLLGEATMSEAEADAYRDGYLEVLAAIAKEQPSFSTLGGGKTDLDWGSAPRVNVSIKPSALFSQAKPVDMEGSIAGILSRLVPVYRATRAMGGALCIDMEALKYKDMTLELFKRLRTDKEFRDYPHLSVVLQAYLKDTERDLADLVAFARAEGLPIGIRLVKGAYWDFETVVAKQMGWEVPVWTKKPETDAAYERLSTEILRHADIVYFQAASHNIRSISHVMETAAALGVPDSRYEFQALFGMAEPVRKGLLAVAGRVRLYCPYGELLPGMAYLVRRLLENTANESFLRQSFADGQTEELLLENPLATLARETSTTCPPSSPPVSRGGLTRFANHPMPDFTVADLRAAFPRALAEVRADFGRTIPLVIGGKEILTADRLASVNPADPDEVVAQVCQAGTAEIDQAVAAAKAAFAGWRDAAPETRAAVLIKAAAIARERIVALSALQVLEVGKQWDQAYADVAEAIDFLEYYAREMVRLGAPRRMGNQPGEQNRLFYEPKGPVAVIAPWNFPLAIACGMSAAAVVVGNCVVFKPSGLASAVGYGLCGIFREAGLPDGVFNFCPGRGSVMGDHLVEHPDITMIAFTGSMDVGLRIMEKASRVVPGQAYCKRVVAEMGGKNAIIIDDDADLDEAVSSVLYSAFGFQGQKCSACSRVIVLEPIYEKFTARLKEAAESVKIGPSEDPANFMGPVVDASQQKTVATYADIARAEGRILVERLCAGKGFYAPMVIVEGIKPEHRLAQEEVFGPILAVMKAKTFDEAIDIANSTRFALTGGVFSRSPKNLESAKKRFRVGNLYINRNITGALVERQPFGGAKMSGVGSKAGGPDYLLQFMDPRVVTENTIRRGFTPIEEGDDWFE
- a CDS encoding SpoIIE family protein phosphatase, which produces MFRAVIGQAQCVETECAAGNVIRQCRARLAGAVPGAGVLFSSTGFDLPQLLDMTAQSFPGMPLVGCTTAGQFSTALGPSFDSICLMLFVSDTVRFGAGLGRNALADPEGAASEAAAMARAAWPEEAASLAFAFPEAMGLAPGRLVAGLSASLRCPVFGGFAAGEGRDDVRQFFGSEVVRGGVPVLCLFGPARAYFAVSNSWRPVGRRVRVDAVDGPRVLRIDGKTAVDFYRDTLGPHGLPATEMPLAVFADDGRFAIRGPLDYDEEGGGIVFSDVVPEGAQVRITEATREGIIGDVDRSLKELVRALPADFIPDAALAFSCSTRRYILGQRSREEFELMRGHFPPELPIAGFHAYGEISPLIPGDPARFHNCTLVTVLFGDGKGEGAAFPEPTVELPVPECAEDAMAMKDREIRFLKKQCARSEQLVTRLEHLRDIGSGLQGRMNKELRDANLIIKEKNRLLREALALAEEVQLRLLPRDNPAVPGFDIAGKSIYCDETGGDYYDYLAVPGAGPGSVAIVVGDVSGHGVASALLMTTARALLRMRASMGGGPACHVEDLNRLLTQDTAETGRFVTLFYLSMEPSPDGSQPGRMRWVRAGHDPALVYDPRTGGFLELSEGGVPLGIIGEVAYEEFVFEGMVGGQVVALGTDGIWEARNRNGEMFGKKRLRRIISEHADLPARKIVGAVLEELEAFRRGLPAEDDVTLVVVKVL
- a CDS encoding SOS response-associated peptidase → MCGRFALGIPRKKLAEEFGLDAVPEAPARYNIAPGQLVEAVVDAGFGRREMRLFRWGLVPSWSKEGSKGRGFVNARLETAAEKPSFRAAMRYRRCLLPASGFYEWQARPGGKQPWYFYRTDGRLAALAGLWERYEGAMGEIVESCAVLTTEADEAVSPVHERMPVAIEPKDYERWLDTAMRDGARAASIFRRPGPSIWAGHPVGPGVNRAAADEEQLILPLTMR
- a CDS encoding FitA-like ribbon-helix-helix domain-containing protein — encoded protein: MSQILVRDLDEGVVGRLKALAAEHNRSLEAEVRVILSQASTRKVLDHQAAAAKLEDFRRRMAGRVFPDTTALLREDRDA